The genomic stretch GCGCCGGCCTTCAGCGCGTACGATTACGTCCTGATCGACTGCCCACCCAACCTGGGCTTCGTCACGCAGAACGGCCTGGAGGTCAGCGACCACTACCTGATCCCCACCATCCCCGACCGCCTGAGCACCTACGGCATTCCGCAGATCGCGTCCCGCATCGCGCAGATCCGCCGCGCCCGCGACCTGAGACTGCGCTGCCTGGGCGTGCTGATCACCAAGTACCAGAGTCAGAGCGCCCAGCACCGCCAGGGCCTCCAGCGCCTCCCCGAAGACCTGAAACGCGCCTTCGAGACGACCGGCGAGGACACCCCGCCCATCCTCACCACCGTCCTGCCGCAGACGAACGCCAGCGCCGAGGCCATGACCAGCGACCGCGCCCCCGCCAACTACCGCGAGAAGTACGGCAGCGGCGTGGTCGCCGGGCAGGCCGCGTACAAGTACGGCCTGGACCTCGCCGACGAGATCAAGGACCTCCTGGGCGGCCAGACCCGCGCGCCCAGCCCCTTCAGCCAGTGGGCGCAGACCATGGGCGGACGCTGAGCCCCGCCCAGCCGGACACCACTGCCTACAGCGTCAGCGGGTCGACCAGCAGGGCGTCTTCCGCCTCGAACGCCTCGGCGTAGCGGACGCGGGCCATGGTGCCCCAGTACGTCATGCGGGCGCGGCGGCGCTCCACGATCTCCGGCGTGACCGTCTCCGAGATGGCCGCGCCGGAGAACTGACTCTCGTGCGCCAGCACCGACGCTGCCCAGACGTCCTGCACGTCCGCCACGTCGATCAGCACGTTCGGGGTGATGTCCGCGTTGCCCTGATACAGCAGCACCCGCCCCACGCGGTGCGGGTCGCCCGGCAGGTCCGCCTTCGCCAGCTGCGCCAGATGCACCGCGCGCTTGCTCAGGTGGTACGACCCGAAGTGATCCGGGTGCCGGTCCCGGTGATGCGGAACGACCAGCACCCGAGGCCGCACGGCGCGCAACACGGCGGCCAGGGCGTGCGCGCCCTCCAGCGTGTCCCGCAACTCCCCGTCCGGCAGGCCCAACTGCCCCCGCCACGCCAGCCCCATGATCCCGGCCGCCCGCG from Deinococcus soli (ex Cha et al. 2016) encodes the following:
- a CDS encoding ParA family protein produces the protein MAPQVISFINLKGGVAKTTATVQLADTLAFMKQKRVLVIDLDPQTNATLALIGEDRWEQADDDGQTLAHLFLDLLRGDGMFTFDATQAIIRGVSNLNRVPPQMIDQLPPQTRYGRVDLLPSSIRLIDVQDRMQDIAGRSHYSVGPMEAVKKFVAPAFSAYDYVLIDCPPNLGFVTQNGLEVSDHYLIPTIPDRLSTYGIPQIASRIAQIRRARDLRLRCLGVLITKYQSQSAQHRQGLQRLPEDLKRAFETTGEDTPPILTTVLPQTNASAEAMTSDRAPANYREKYGSGVVAGQAAYKYGLDLADEIKDLLGGQTRAPSPFSQWAQTMGGR
- the bshB1 gene encoding bacillithiol biosynthesis deacetylase BshB1, whose amino-acid sequence is MSDALTVFETIHGRVQPLEWLVLAPHPDDAEIGAGGTLIRLARAGRAVGILELSRGERGTQGSPEVRVAECARAAGIMGLAWRGQLGLPDGELRDTLEGAHALAAVLRAVRPRVLVVPHHRDRHPDHFGSYHLSKRAVHLAQLAKADLPGDPHRVGRVLLYQGNADITPNVLIDVADVQDVWAASVLAHESQFSGAAISETVTPEIVERRRARMTYWGTMARVRYAEAFEAEDALLVDPLTL